A single region of the Trachemys scripta elegans isolate TJP31775 chromosome 19, CAS_Tse_1.0, whole genome shotgun sequence genome encodes:
- the LOC117867965 gene encoding C-factor-like — MAQQRCRSVLITGCSRGIGLGLARGLAAASPAPDWVIATCRYPEKAQELQQLSTQYSNIKLLQLDVVCENSIKKVVQEVEEILGDKGLNCLINNAGINVVASLEEVTAETMLTIYETNTVAQLMVTKAFLPLLRKAAQLSTGMGCHRAAIINMSSVAASMQLVQANEMFLKVYPYRIAKTALNMITRCLAADLKVDGILCISLHPGWIQTDMGGDMAPLQIQEAIPGILSVLANLSEKDNGSFLDGQGGTLPW, encoded by the exons ATGGCCCAGCAGCGGTGCCGCTCCGTGCTCATCACCGGCTGCAGCCGGGGCATCGGGCTGGGGCTGGCGCGGGGGCTGGCGGCCGCGAGCCCCGCTCCGGACTGGGTGATCGCCACGTGCCGCTACCCGGAGAAGGCGCAG gAACTCCAGCAGCTCAGCACGCAGTATAGCAACATCAAACTACTCCAGCTTG ATGTGGTCTGTGAAAACAGCATAAAGAAAGTAGTCCAGGAAGTGGAAGAGATCTTAGGAGACAAAGGGCTGAACTGCCTCATTAACAATGCTGGTATCAATGTGGTTGCTTCCCTGGAAGAAGTCACGGCTGAAACCATGCTCACCATTTATGAAACCAACACAGTCGCTCAGTTGATGGTCACAAAG GCCTTTCTTCCCCTTCTGAGGAAGGCAGCCCAGTTGAGCACTGGTATGGGTTGTCACCGAGCAGCCATTATCAATATGTCATCTGTTGCTGCCTCCATGCAACTGGTCCAGGCAAATGAGATGTTCCTCAAAGTCTATCCCTATAGAATAGCAAAG ACTGCACTGAATATGATCACCAGGTGTCTTGCTGCAGACTTGAAAGTGGATGGAATCCTTTGTATTTCTCTGCACCCAGGCTGGATTCAAACTGATATGGGAGGAGACATG GCTCCCTTGCAGATACAAGAAGCTATCCCAGGTATCCTCTCAGTTCTGGCTAATCTCAGCGAAAAAGACAACGGCTCCTTCCTAGACGGGCAAGGGG
- the CCNL2 gene encoding cyclin-L2 isoform X3 — protein MNDSLRTDVFVRFQPESIACACIYLAARTLEIPLPNRPHWFLLFGATEEEIQGICIKILQLYTRKKVDLSYLESKVEKKKLAIEEAKALAKGLLPDKTPNLENTSGFSPVPKNESPKEGKGNKPSPLAVQAMKNAKRKMDGTKRMNSNSPVNGIQKERESRSGSRSREQSYSRSPSRSASPKRRKSESYSTSSGSKSHSRSRSRSDSPPRQFNHSASYKGSKMRSYKKSKDYKYSTHKPRKSRSRSSSRSRSHSRERSDHSGKYKKKSHYYRERHERSHSYERTGHRYDRDHPGHSRHRR, from the exons ATGAATGACAGTCTACGAACAGATGTCTTTGTAAGATTCCAGCCAGAAAGTATTGCTTGTGCCTGTATCTACCTTGCAGCTAGAACATTGGAG ATCCCACTTCCTAATCGTCCTCACTGGTTTCTGCTGTTTGGAGCAACAGAGGAGGAAATTCAAGGGATTTGTATAAAAATCCTGCAGCTATATACTCGGAAAAAG GTTGACTTGTCTTATCTGGAAAGCAaagtagaaaagaaaaaactAGCCATTGAAGAGGCAAAAGCACTAGCTAAAGGCCTGCTACCCGACAAGACTCCCAATTTGGAGAACACGTCAGGGTTTTCCCCTGTTCCTAAAAATG aatCTCCAAAAGAAGGTAAAGGAAATAAACCTTCCCCACTTGCTGTGCAGGCGATGAAGAATGCCAAAAGAAAAATGGATGGAACAAAAAGAATGAATTCCAACAGCCCAGTGAATGG CATtcagaaagaaagggagagcagAAGTGGAAGCAGAAGTCGAGAGCAGAGTTATTCAAGATCACCATCTAGATCAGCATCTCCTAAGCGCAG AAAAAGTGAAAGCTACTCAACATCGAGTGGTTCCAAATCCCACAGCCGCTCCAGGAGTCGCAGTGATTCTCCCCCAAGACAGTTCAACCATAGTGCTAGTTACAAAGGCTCTAAAATGAGGAGTTACAAAAAGTCAAAGGACTACAAATATTCGACACACAAGCCAAGGAAGTCCCGCAGCAGGAGCTCCTCACGTTCCCGGAGCCACTCACGAGAGCGTTCTGATCATTCTGGGAAGTACAAGAAGAAAAGTCACTACTATAGAGAGAGACATGAGCGTTCCCACTCCTATGAGCGTACGGGTCATCGTTATGACCGAGACCACCCTGGCCACAGCAGGCATAGGAGATGA